A window from Heterodontus francisci isolate sHetFra1 chromosome 4, sHetFra1.hap1, whole genome shotgun sequence encodes these proteins:
- the hint1 gene encoding histidine triad nucleotide-binding protein 1, translating to MAAETARAQSAQAGGDTIFGKIIRKEIVCKLLYEDDQCIAFNDIEPQAPTHFLVVPKKPIAQLSEAEDSDAALLGHLMIVGKKCAAQLGLTNGYRLVLNEGRDGGQSVYHIHLHVCGGRQMLWPPG from the exons ATGGCTGCTGAGACTGCGAGGGCCCAAAGTGCTCAAGCGGGGGGTGATACCATCTTTGGTAAAATCATTCGCAAAGAAATCGTGTGCAAGCTCCTGTATGAAGATGATCAG tgtatcgcttTTAATGATATTGAACCACAAGCTCCAACGCACTTCTTAGTGGTTCCCAAGAAACCTATTGCCCAGTTGTCTGAAGCAGAAGATTCCGATGCAGCG CTTCTGGGACACCTGATGATCGTTGGTAAAAAATGTGCAGCGCAGTTGGGTTTAACAAATGGCTACAGACTCGTTCTGAATGAAGGCCGGGATGGTGGACAGTCTGTTTACCACATTCATCTCCACGTATGTGGTGGGCGCCAAATGCTTTGGCCACCAGGTTAA